One window of the Amycolatopsis mediterranei genome contains the following:
- a CDS encoding dioxygenase, with translation MTRTPVLYLSHGAPPLADDTTWTRQLAGWSADLPKPRAILVVSAHWEEAPLTIGATTTVPLVYDFWGFPERYYQVKYAAPGAPELAAKVRKLLRSTETPVHDAPERGLDHGAYVPLVEMYPDADIPVLQVSMPSLDPRELFDVGRKLAPLRDEGVLIIGSGFFTHNLSGMARATDGTPPAWSAEFDHWGAEVLRSGDVDTLLDFRHKAPAATLAHPRIEHFAPLFVSLGATSDEGSGRTVIDGFWHGLAKRSLQFS, from the coding sequence ATGACCCGCACCCCGGTTCTCTACCTCAGCCACGGCGCCCCGCCGCTCGCCGACGACACGACGTGGACCCGCCAGCTCGCCGGCTGGTCCGCCGACCTCCCGAAGCCCCGCGCGATCCTGGTCGTGTCGGCGCACTGGGAGGAAGCGCCGCTGACCATCGGGGCGACGACGACCGTGCCGCTCGTGTACGACTTCTGGGGCTTCCCCGAGCGCTACTACCAGGTGAAGTACGCGGCTCCCGGCGCGCCCGAGCTGGCGGCGAAGGTCCGGAAGCTGCTTCGCTCGACCGAGACGCCCGTGCACGACGCCCCGGAGCGCGGCCTCGACCACGGCGCTTACGTGCCGTTGGTGGAGATGTACCCGGACGCCGACATCCCGGTGCTGCAGGTATCGATGCCCTCGCTCGACCCGCGGGAGCTGTTCGACGTCGGCCGCAAACTCGCGCCGTTGCGCGACGAAGGCGTGCTGATCATCGGCAGCGGCTTCTTCACCCACAACCTGAGCGGCATGGCCCGCGCCACCGACGGGACGCCGCCGGCGTGGTCGGCCGAGTTCGACCACTGGGGTGCCGAGGTCCTGCGCAGCGGCGACGTCGACACGCTGCTGGACTTCCGGCACAAGGCGCCGGCGGCGACGCTCGCGCACCCGCGGATCGAGCATTTCGCACCGCTGTTCGTCTCCCTCGGCGCCACCTCGGACGAGGGTTCCGGCCGCACGGTGATCGACGGCTTCTGGCACGGCCTGGCCAAGCGTTCCCTGCAGTTCTCCTGA
- a CDS encoding MarR family winged helix-turn-helix transcriptional regulator, whose protein sequence is MTDAVADVERAMIAIRRSQQRRALSRIGKARGRGAHDPVFELLDVVEELAERGEPSTVTALSAAMGVDQPRASRLVARAVEQGLLRREADQRDGRRAVLVPTETGQAHLDELHAFRRGVFAEVMADWPDEDRETFGRLLTAFVRGYSALG, encoded by the coding sequence ATGACGGACGCGGTGGCCGACGTCGAGCGCGCCATGATCGCGATCCGCCGCAGCCAGCAGCGGCGAGCCCTCAGCCGGATCGGCAAGGCGCGGGGCCGCGGCGCGCACGACCCGGTGTTCGAGCTGCTCGACGTCGTCGAAGAGCTCGCCGAGCGCGGGGAGCCCAGCACGGTGACGGCCTTGAGCGCGGCGATGGGCGTCGACCAGCCGCGCGCCAGCAGGCTCGTGGCGCGCGCGGTCGAGCAGGGCCTGCTTCGCCGCGAAGCCGATCAGCGCGACGGACGGCGTGCGGTGCTCGTGCCGACCGAAACCGGCCAGGCGCACCTCGACGAGCTGCACGCCTTCCGCCGCGGGGTGTTCGCGGAGGTCATGGCGGACTGGCCGGACGAGGACCGCGAGACGTTCGGCCGGCTCCTCACGGCGTTCGTCCGCGGGTACAGCGCTCTCGGCTAG
- the dnaB gene encoding replicative DNA helicase has product MALTDDRSPMYAESDPGPSDPGSGGGGFDRQPPQDIAAEQSVLGGMLLSKDAVADVIEALGPDDFYRPAHQAIYDCILDLYGRGEPADPITVSAELERRGELGRVGGAPYLHTLIATVPTAANAGYYAEIVSEKAVLRRLVEAGTRIVQYGYGAAAADGANIDEVVDRAQAAIYDVTERRTSEDYVALEELLQPTMDEIDAIASRGGQSQGIPTGFTDFDELTNGLHPGQMIIVAARPGVGKSTLGLDFARSASIRHGLTSVIFSLEMSRTEIVMRMLSAEAKIRLADMRGGKMSDDDWTRLARRMSEVSEAPLFVDDSPNMTMMEIRAKARRLKQRNDLKLVVLDYLQLMTSGKRVESRQQEVSEFSRQMKLLAKEIEVPVIAISQLNRGPEQRTDKRPMLSDLRESGSLEQDADLVILVNRPDAWERDDPRAGEADLIIAKHRAGPTATITVAHQLHYSRFVDLSHD; this is encoded by the coding sequence GTGGCGCTGACCGACGACCGCAGTCCGATGTACGCGGAGTCCGACCCGGGCCCGAGCGATCCCGGCTCCGGCGGTGGCGGGTTCGACCGCCAGCCGCCGCAGGACATCGCGGCCGAGCAGTCCGTGCTCGGCGGCATGCTGCTGTCCAAGGACGCGGTCGCCGACGTCATCGAGGCGCTCGGCCCCGACGACTTCTACCGGCCGGCGCACCAGGCGATCTACGACTGCATCCTCGACCTCTACGGCCGCGGCGAGCCCGCCGACCCGATCACCGTGTCGGCCGAGCTGGAGCGGCGCGGGGAGCTGGGCCGCGTCGGCGGCGCGCCTTACCTGCACACGCTGATCGCGACGGTGCCGACGGCCGCGAACGCCGGCTACTACGCGGAGATCGTCTCGGAGAAGGCGGTGCTGCGCCGCCTGGTCGAGGCGGGCACCCGGATCGTGCAGTACGGCTACGGCGCGGCCGCGGCCGACGGCGCGAACATCGACGAGGTGGTCGACCGCGCGCAGGCCGCGATCTACGACGTCACCGAGCGGCGGACCAGCGAGGACTACGTCGCGCTGGAAGAGCTGCTGCAGCCGACGATGGACGAGATCGATGCCATCGCCTCGCGCGGCGGCCAGTCGCAGGGCATCCCGACCGGGTTCACCGACTTCGACGAGCTGACCAACGGGCTGCACCCGGGTCAGATGATCATCGTCGCCGCCCGTCCCGGTGTCGGCAAGTCGACACTGGGCCTGGACTTCGCCCGCTCGGCGTCGATCCGGCACGGCCTGACCAGCGTCATCTTCTCGCTGGAAATGAGCCGGACCGAGATCGTCATGCGCATGCTTTCGGCCGAGGCCAAGATCCGCCTCGCCGACATGCGCGGCGGCAAGATGTCCGACGACGACTGGACGCGGCTGGCCCGCCGGATGAGCGAGGTGTCCGAGGCGCCGCTGTTCGTCGACGACTCGCCGAACATGACGATGATGGAGATCCGCGCGAAGGCGCGCCGGTTGAAGCAGCGCAACGACCTGAAGCTCGTCGTCCTCGACTACCTCCAGCTGATGACGTCCGGCAAGCGCGTCGAGTCGCGGCAGCAGGAAGTCTCGGAGTTCTCCCGGCAGATGAAGCTGCTGGCCAAGGAGATCGAGGTCCCGGTGATCGCGATCAGCCAGCTGAACCGTGGTCCGGAACAGCGCACCGACAAGCGCCCGATGCTGTCCGACCTGCGTGAGTCCGGCTCACTGGAGCAGGACGCCGACCTCGTCATCCTGGTCAACCGCCCGGACGCCTGGGAGCGCGACGACCCGCGTGCGGGCGAAGCGGACCTGATCATCGCGAAGCACCGCGCCGGCCCGACGGCGACGATCACCGTCGCGCACCAGCTGCACTACAGCCGTTTCGTCGACCTCTCACACGACTAG
- a CDS encoding MarR family winged helix-turn-helix transcriptional regulator, with product MKPLGWWLRHLHELLESSMAQTLDAESLTRRHWQVLNTIALGARTPEQVDTAMAPFVTGEGSMAPKVADLRARGWVDDDGTLTADGREAHTRVEERIKEFRAKAVESISDDDYRTTLRTLERCAANLEAA from the coding sequence ATGAAACCCCTCGGCTGGTGGCTTCGCCACCTCCACGAGCTTCTCGAATCCTCCATGGCCCAGACCCTCGACGCGGAGTCTCTGACGCGCCGGCACTGGCAGGTACTCAACACGATCGCCCTCGGCGCCCGCACGCCGGAGCAGGTCGACACGGCAATGGCGCCGTTCGTCACCGGCGAGGGCTCGATGGCACCGAAGGTGGCCGACCTGCGTGCCCGCGGCTGGGTCGACGACGACGGCACCTTGACCGCCGACGGCCGCGAAGCTCACACCCGCGTCGAAGAGCGCATCAAGGAGTTCCGCGCGAAAGCCGTCGAGAGCATCAGCGACGACGACTACCGCACCACGCTGCGAACGCTCGAACGGTGCGCCGCCAACCTCGAAGCCGCCTGA